The Deltaproteobacteria bacterium genome includes the window GTAGCAAGCCCATGGCCCCCGGATCGTGGGCTTCGACCCGGCCTAGTCGTTATTGGCCGTACCCGGTCCCACCAGTCCGAGGTCGATCTCCATCACGCGCAGGCCGGCCAGCAACCTGGCCATGTTACACGCGAGGGCGGGAAAACCGTCCACCTCCCCGGCAAGCGCCTCGGCTTCACGACGAAGGTTCGCAAGGCGGTCCAACAGCTTGTCCAAATTCATATTGTACACATTCTCCCCCGGCTTTAATGAGGTTTACGCAGGTCCTTGAAACGGCGAGCCTTGACTTCGTATCGCGTCAGGCTTCCCCAGGGGTGCACTTCGAGTGCGTAGCCCAGGTTTGTTTTCAACCGGAGTTCGTCTTTCAACCGATTCAGCAGTTCCTCCCGGTTGCGTTCGCCTTCCGCCGTCATCTCGATTTTGAGGGTTATCTTTTCCATGTCATCCACGCGTTCGACAACCACCTCGTACTCGTTGCCGATCCCTTCGAAGCCACGGACAATCTCCTCGATGGCCGACGGAGAAAGCAGCACCCCCTTCACTTTGGTGATGTCGTCGGCGCGACCCTGAACCCCGCCCGTAATCATCCGATAGGTGCGGCCACACGCGCAAGGCTCCGGATGCCACTCGATGATGTCTTTTGAATCGAAGCGGATGCATGGTTGGGCCAGGCGGTCAAAAGCGGTGATGATCATTTTGCCTCTGACGCCGGGCTCGGTGATCGGCTCGCCGGTATCGAGATCTTCGATCTCGACCAGAAACAGGCCGTCATTCACATGCAACGCTCCCGGCTGCTCGACACATTCGTAGCACCAGGCCCCGATCTCGGTCGCACCGGCGTGATCGTACACTTTGGCTCCCCAGGCCTCCTCCAGGCGTTTCTTTGTGCTGCGGATCGACGCCCCCGGCTCGCCGGCGCACGTGATCTTGTTCACCGTCAGCTTTTCCGGGTCAATTCCGACACGCGTGCGCGCCAGATCGGCCATATTCAGCATGTAGGTGGGCGTGCCCATCATGGCCGTGGCTCCGAGTTC containing:
- a CDS encoding phenylacetate--CoA ligase family protein; amino-acid sequence: MIENPYWNPFMETLSPELLRELQLKKFRRIVAWAYERSPYYRRIYREAGLEPGDIRTWENVRQVPQLDKSHLKVAQGEEPVPYGSRLCVPLERVTEFHQTSGTTGVPVYQADSWEDWEWWSESWAYILWAQGYRPLDRVFIPFGYNIFVAFWSAHYGCEKIGCEVVPGGVLDTAARILKVKELGATAMMGTPTYMLNMADLARTRVGIDPEKLTVNKITCAGEPGASIRSTKKRLEEAWGAKVYDHAGATEIGAWCYECVEQPGALHVNDGLFLVEIEDLDTGEPITEPGVRGKMIITAFDRLAQPCIRFDSKDIIEWHPEPCACGRTYRMITGGVQGRADDITKVKGVLLSPSAIEEIVRGFEGIGNEYEVVVERVDDMEKITLKIEMTAEGERNREELLNRLKDELRLKTNLGYALEVHPWGSLTRYEVKARRFKDLRKPH